The Bemisia tabaci chromosome 5, PGI_BMITA_v3 genome includes a window with the following:
- the E23 gene encoding uncharacterized protein E23, with the protein MIISKDLFLLGDQDYLRLPKDEKRTMVRTTPPKSQRVESALYPCLSVEQQHLPHRPLELVFTNISVSVEKRQILRDVSGMVKPGELLAVMGPSGCGKTTLLNCLAGRIKLDSGCIRLNRERLNKRWKRRICYVLQQDIFFPDLTLRQTLEYTALLRLPDSFSYVQKMQYVDHIIDVLDLRNCQDTIIGDYIKRGLSGGEKKRANIACELLTNPALMLLDEPMSGLDSHAAFNLMALLKRYAEKEGKTIVVTAHQPSSQMFHMFDKLLLLCNGQTAYFGETHKVVDFFNNVGLTLMPHYNPADFIMEQIKGSEEVKEKILAASQEARLSSDYPVELRPNYFSNSICDKYLSNYHTNSLHSIGHLGGEFHRDWSHHFTSPPPPPSSDLCVAISPPHTNENQGHVYTTIAVKEEENKTLWLDDQSHASSSVSSEDDYGWQWPTCFWTQFKVLSRRNFQEARPRMLSTLNWVQTIGLGLMAGLLWFQLPRSEEFLHDIQGWMFFSMTYWMLFAHFGALSSFPSEREVINKERQSGSYRLSAYYLAKMVGELPLTVTLPAVYLLISYPMLGCHEVSTFLTLLSFLLLNTIVAQSVGFFVGACCMDSQVSMTISALYTLATQLFGGYLATNIPPWLKWVQYLSMVHYAYQNMQIVEFSSGDQISCSSQSKFNVCKNSTHIPVEDILNAEGPSLPLWINTIILLLFLVVFRSLGYLVLRYFRTPK; encoded by the exons AGTTGAAAGCGCCCTTTATCCATGTCTGTCAGTTGAACAACAGCACTTGCCACACCGCCCTTTGGAGCTAGTTTTTACCAATATTTCAGTATCAGTTGAAAAAAGACAAATTCTTCGAGATGTCAGTGGAATGGTCAAGCCTGGCGAACTTCTCGCCGTTATGGGTCCATCAG GATGTGGAAAGACGACGCTTCTCAACTGTCTCGCGGGACGCATAAAACTAGACTCAGGATGCATTCGACTGAATCGAGAACGGCTGAATAAAAGATGGAAGCGAAGAATATGCTATGTGTTACAGCAAGATATATTTTTTCCAGACCTCACCCTCCGCCAAACTTTAGAG TACACAGCACTATTAAGGTTACCCGACTCGTTTTCCTACGTTCAAAAAATGCAGTACGTCGATCATATTATTGACGTTTTGGATTTAAGAaattgccaagatacca TCATAGGAGATTACATAAAACGTGGTCTATCTGGAGGTGAGAAGAAGAGGGCGAATATTGCATGTGAACTTCTGACAAATCCCGCCTTAATGTTACTCGAC GAACCCATGTCAGGTCTTGACTCACATGCAGCTTTTAATTTGATGGCACTACTGAAGAGATATGccgaaaaagaagggaaaacgATTGTTGTCACCGCTCATCAACCGTCCTCACAAATGTTTCACATGTTCGATAAACTCCTATTGCTCTGTAATGGCCAG ACTGCTTATTTCGGAGAGACTCACAAAGTGGtagattttttcaataatgtagGATTAACTCTAATGCCACACTACAACCCAGCGGATTTTATAA TGGAGCAGATTAAAGGAAGTGAGGaagtcaaagaaaaaattttagcTGCCTCTCAAGAAGCACGTTTGAGTTCTGACTATCCTGTTGAGCTGCGTCCAAACTATTTTTCTAACTCTATCTGTGATAAATACCTTAGCAATTACCACACAAATAGCTTACACTCTATCG GTCATCTTGGAGGAGAATTTCATCGAGACTGGAGTCATCATTTCACATCCCCACCACCCCCTCCTAGCAGTGATCTGTGCGTAGCCATTAGTCCTCCTCATACTAATGAAAACCAAGGTCACGTTTACACAACAATAGCAG tcaaagaagaagaaaacaaaactcTCTGGTTGGATGATCAAAGTCATGCATCGTCGTCAGTTAGTTCAGAAGATGACTATGGCTGGCAATGGCCAACATGTTTCTGGACGCAGTTTAAG GTCTTAAGCCGGCGGAATTTCCAAGAGGCAAGGCCAAGGATGCTTTCCACCTTGAATTGGGTGCAAACTATAGGTTTAGGTCTGATGGCTGGACTTCTTTGGTTTCAACTTCCTAGGTCAGAGGAGTTTCTCCACGATATCCAGGGATGGATGTTTTTCTCTATGACATATTGGATGCTATTCGCCCATTTTGGGGCTTTATCTTCAT TTCCCTCTGAACGGGAGGTCATAAACAAAGAGCGGCAATCTGGATCCTATCGCCTCTCTGCGTATTACTTAGCAAAAATGGTTGGTGAGTTACCATTGACTGTTACTCTGCCGGCAGTTTATCTCCTCATATCATACCCGATGCTCGGCTGCCACGAAGTTTCCACATTCCTCACATTGCTTAGTTTTTTACTTCTCAACACTATCGTAGCACAG AGTGTTGGATTTTTTGTCGGAGCTTGTTGCATGGACTCGCAAGTATCAATGACAATTAGTGCCCTCTACACACTAGCCACGCAGTTATTTGGCGGATATTTAGCGACGAATATCCCACCATGGCTGAAGTGGGTCCAATATTTAAGTATGGTCCACTACGCGTACCAAAACATGCAAATCGTTGAGTTCAGCTCCGGAGACCAAATTTC GTGCTCAAGTCAGTCGAAGTTCAATGTCTGCAAGAATTCAACTCACATTCCAGTGGAGGATATCTTAAATGCAGAAGGTCCAAGCTTACCACTATGGATAAATACAATTATTCTACTCCTTTTCCTTGTTGTGTTCAGATCGTTAGGTTACCTCGTACTGCGTTATTTTCGAACACCCAAATAA